In the genome of Notamacropus eugenii isolate mMacEug1 chromosome 5, mMacEug1.pri_v2, whole genome shotgun sequence, one region contains:
- the LOC140507350 gene encoding immunoglobulin superfamily member 1-like, giving the protein MGPAVTFLLSVGLCLDWTVRAQTDPFPRPTLWAIPSPVVPKGADVTLTCQGHLWSERFQLWKDGKLQDERNAFWQQAEFVLRNVDAWEDARSYSCRSGQGPLWSEFSEALPLVVTEIFPRPSISASSGSTVSPGTTVTIWCDVSPRPNPQDYSFALLEARSLEPLQRVSYLGTNVTFTLLSVRPKDSGNYICIYYRKTVPHTGSNPSQILELTVPGLLPRPTLWAQTGFMMAPQANITLWCSRPKLPSIEKVTFTLWEAATQISLQQKTSADHWTTFLLPSVAPEDTKNYSCTYKEWTASARASEHSYTLELVVPGSLPKPSLSALPGLVVEPGMHVTLQCRQPPQTLFSGMTFTLLKVGSPQPLQRQSPAGTLAIFPLLSVSAQDAGNYLCIYQKTTAPCQVSEPSEVLQIWVTERQGWKEEKTFLFLAAQENMCDLVSTPISGSSFFPLSNCGNYPKILWSLPMFPDVLSRPSLSAWPSPKVASGSDVTLFCWGPSRGARFLLYKEEDEKNLLSMNITQHGALYFLNHVTPKYSGNYSCTYQLSINGSLWTQHSDSLQLIVTGSEFSNTLLIVLSCVSCFLLLLCFLLLAILCQGSIPVGSLEVESPRRCFCFLCLPWSTCLPHHPEASRGGVLYTGMATVRPKEPSVPLAEDPQGVTYAQLNARNLNKRKANPKETTPEPTLYTTLPLK; this is encoded by the exons ATGGGCCCTGCAGTCACATTCCTGCTTTCTGTTG GACTGTGTCTGGACTGGACTGTGAGGGCACAGACAG ACCCCTTTCCCAGGCCCACCCTCTGGGCCATCCCGAGTCCTGTGGTCCCTAAGGGAGCAGACGTGACCCTCACATGCCAGGGCCACCTGTGGAGTGAACGATTCCAGCTCTGGAAGGATGGAAAGCTCCAAGATGAGAGAAATGCATTCTGGCAGCAGGCAGAGTTTGTGCTCAGGAATGTGGATGCCTGGGAAGATGCCAGAAGCTACAGCTGCCGCTCTGGGCAGGGGCCCTTGTGGTCAGAGTTCAGTGAAGCCCTCCCACTGGTGGTGACAG AAATCTTCCCCAGACCCTCCATTTCAGCCTCATCTGGCTCCACAGTATCTCCAGGGACAACCGTGACCATCTGGTGTGATGTGTCACCACGGCCCAATCCTCAGGACTACAGTTTTGCTCTGCTGGAGGCAAGGAGCCTGGAGCCATTGCAGAGAGTGAGTTATTTGGGGACCAATGTTACTTTCACCCTTCTGTCTGTGAGACCCAAGGACTCTGGGAACTACATCTGTATTTACTACAGGAAGACAGTGCCCCACACAGGGTCCAATCCCAGCCAGATCTTGGAGCTGACTGTGCCTG gaCTGCTCCCCAGGCCCACATTGTGGGCCCAGACTGGCTTCATGATGGCCCCGCAGGCCAACATCACTCTCTGGTGTTCAAGGCCCAAGCTGCCTTCCATTGAAAAGGTGACTTTCACTCTGTGGGAGGCTGCAACCCAGATATCCTTACAGCAGAAGACCTCAGCAGATCACTGGACTACCTTCCTCCTCCCATCTGTGGCACCAGAGGACACTAAGAACTACAGTTGTACTTACAAGGAATGGACAGCATCTGCTAGAGCATCAGAGCACAGTTATACCCTCGAGCTGGTGGTGCCAG GATCTCTCCCAAAGCCTTCCCTCTCAGCCCTCCCAGGTCTTGTGGTGGAGCCAGGCATGCATGTGACTCTCCAGTGCCGACAGCCCCCTCAGACATTATTCAGTGGCATGACATTCACTCTCCTGAAAGTGGGGAGCCCTCAGCCCTTGCAAAGACAGAGCCCAGCTGGGACCTTGGctatcttccccctcctctctgtgAGTGCCCAGGATGCTGGCAACTACCTCTGTATCTACCAGAAGACGACAGCTCCATGCCAGGTGTCTGAACCCAGTGAGGTCCTACAGATCTGGGTGACAG AGAGACaaggatggaaggaggaaaaaacttTCCTGTTCCTAGCAGCCCAAGAGAACATGTGCGATTTAGTATCCACCCCTATCAGTggaagctctttcttccccctttccaacTGTGGAAATTACCCTAAGATTCTCTGGTCTTTACCTATGTTTCCAGATGTACTTTCCAGGCCTTCCCTCTCAGCCTGGCCTAGCCCTAAGGTGGCCTCAGGGTCTGATGTGACTCTCTTCTGCTGGGGGCCCTCAAGAGGTGCTAGGTTTCTTCTGTAcaaggaggaagatgagaaaaatctGTTGAGCATGAATATCACTCAGCATGGAGCCCTGTACTTCCTGAATCATGTGACCCCCAAGTACTCTGGCAATTACAGTTGCACATACCAACTCAGCATCAATGGAAGTCTCTGGACACAACACAGTGACTCTTTGCAGCTCATAGTGACGG GTTCAGAGTTCAGTAACACTCTCCTCATCGTCCTGAGCTGTGTTTCTTGCTTCCTGCTCCTCCTCTGCTTTCTCTTGCTGGCAATCCTCTGCCAAGGATCCATCCCTGTGG GGTCTTTAGAAGTTGAGAGCCCAAGGAG ATGCTTCTGCTTCCTTTGTCTTCCTTGGAGCACCTGCCTTCCACATCACCCTGAGGCTTCCAGAGGAGGAGTCCTAT ATACAGGAATGGCCACAGTGAGGCCAAAGGAACCATCG GTTCCCTTGGCTGAAGACCCACAGGGAGTGACCTACGCTCAGCTGAATGCAAGAAACTTGAATAAGAGGAAAGCCAATCCCAAGGAGACAACCCCAGAGCCTACCCTCTATACCACTTTGCCCTTGAAGTAA
- the LOC140507349 gene encoding immunoglobulin superfamily member 1-like, protein MGLTIAFLMFTGKLPRPILWPQPELLVAPGDNVTLWCSRPKLSSHEEVTFILGKVGTQKPLQKQISAHLWTSFSLSSVKPEHHGSYNCTYREQKEPARESEPSEALQLVVPGSLSKPSLSVLPGPVVEPGMLVTLQCQQPPHTSLWRATFTLLRMGTSQPLKSQSPSGTLAVFPLISLSAQDAGNYSCFYQDRTVPYKISQPSEVLEIWVIDVPPRPSLSAWPGPKVASGSDVTFFCWGPSRGTRFVLYKEEDEKNLLSMDIVQHGALYFLNHVTPKYSGNYSCTYQLSINEHLWKQHSDSLQLIVTSSEFSNTLIIILSCVSFLLLLLCLLLLAVLCQGSIPVDTGMATERPRELSVPLAEDPQRVTYTELNARNLNKRKANPKESPREPTLYATLSLK, encoded by the exons ATGGGCCTCACCATTGCTTTCCTGATGTTCACTG GAAAACTCCCCAGGCCTATATTGTGGCCACAACCTGAACTCTTGGTGGCCCCAGGGGACAATGTCACTCTCTGGTGCTCAAGGCCTAAGCTGTCTTCCCATGAAGAAGTAACTTTCATTCTGGGGAAGGTTGGAACCCAAAAGCCTTTACAGAAGCAGATCTCAGCACATCTCTGGACTAGCTTCTCCCTCTCATCTGTGAAACCTGAGCACCATGGGAGCTACAACTGTACTTACAGGGAACAGAAAGAACCTGCTAGAGAATCAGAGCCCAGTGAGGCCCTGCAGCTGGTGGTGCCAG GATCTctctccaagccttccctctcaGTCCTACCAGGCCCTGTGGTGGAGCCTGGGATGCTTGTGACTCTCCAGTGCCAACAGCCACCTCACACATCCCTTTGGAGGGCAACATTCACTCTGCTGAGGATGGGAACTTCTCAGCCCTTGAAGAGCCAGAGCCCATCAGGGACCTTGGCTGTCTTCCCCCTCATCTCTCTGAGTGCCCAGGATGCTGGCAACTACAGCTGTTTCTACCAGGACAGGACAGTTCCATACAAGATTTCTCAGCCCAGTGAGGTCCTAGAGATCTGGGTGATAG ATGTACCTCCCAGGCCTTCCCTCTCAGCCTGGCCTGGCCCTAAGGTGGCCTCAGGGTCTGATGTGACCTTCTTCTGCTGGGGGCCCTCAAGAGGTACTAGGTTTGTTCTATAcaaggaggaagatgagaaaaatctGTTAAGCATGGATATCGTTCAGCATGGAGCCCTGTACTTCCTGAATCATGTGACCCCCAAGTACTCTGGCAATTACAGTTGCACATACCAACTCAGCATCAATGAACATCTCTGGAAACAACATAGTGACTCTCTGCAGCTCATAGTGACAA GTTCAGAGTTCAGTAACACCCTCATCATCATCCTGAGCTGTGTTtccttcctcctgctcctcctctgcCTTCTCTTGCTGGCAGTCCTCTGCCAAGGATCCATCCCTGTGG ATACAGGAATGGCCACAGAGAGACCAAGGGAACTGTCG GTTCCCTTGGCTGAAGACCCACAGAGAGTGACCTACACTGAGCTGAATGCAAGAAACTTGAATAAGAGGAAAGCCAATCCTAAGGAGTCACCCAGAGAGCCCACCCTCTATGCCACTTTGTCCTTGAAGTAA